Proteins encoded by one window of Chryseobacterium sp. 7:
- a CDS encoding ParA family protein — translation MAKIILTTHQKGGVGKSTLSFNLAVNLKENAKVCIIDFDAQGSLYQIRDLSEVPIFSADKLKEIHNSDFDFVFIDTPPYLSNKLPELCNLSDVIIIPTKAGVLDLLAIKSTIDMIEQSGNEHKAVIVFNMVKPNTTLTDEIKNQLGEYNVRVSKNMISDLVAFSRSVLVNG, via the coding sequence ATGGCAAAAATTATATTAACTACCCACCAGAAAGGAGGTGTTGGAAAATCAACATTATCATTTAACCTTGCTGTAAACCTAAAAGAAAATGCAAAAGTTTGTATTATCGATTTTGATGCTCAAGGTTCTTTATATCAAATCAGGGACTTATCCGAAGTTCCTATTTTTTCCGCAGACAAATTAAAAGAAATTCATAATTCTGATTTTGATTTTGTATTTATTGATACTCCCCCGTATTTGTCTAATAAACTTCCTGAACTATGTAATCTTTCAGACGTTATCATCATTCCAACAAAAGCAGGTGTTTTAGATCTTTTGGCAATTAAAAGTACTATTGATATGATTGAACAATCAGGAAACGAGCACAAAGCAGTTATTGTATTTAATATGGTTAAACCGAATACAACTCTAACCGATGAAATTAAAAATCAATTAGGAGAATATAATGTACGGGTTTCTAAAAATATGATTTCTGATTTAGTTGCCTTTTCCCGATCTGTTTTGGTCAATGGA
- a CDS encoding replication initiation protein, whose amino-acid sequence MELIDVNKDDKLVFQHNVITSGRYDYSACMLDILFMVLSCLEKDKLEYTIHTHDIEVITGRKWNYKQLRDATEDIGSRMFEIETPEKYRQLWLFEYVDYIKGSGSFVIKINETAKPYFFDLKNNFTAMQLKSVLNCSSKYAKRLYAIACQWRSIGTKRFEIPELKKMLGLIDKKGNEQFERISDFKIKVLDIARKQISENTDIELDYELKKKGREFYWITLNINSQKFKQLEIDFEKPLNIQKFVSKLTTYGLSQEQAELIAGKEKEKDFDILITELNEKIRQRKLKIENSVGYLVGVYQKKGFLPIKK is encoded by the coding sequence ATGGAATTGATTGACGTAAACAAAGATGATAAACTTGTTTTTCAACATAATGTAATTACTTCCGGAAGATATGATTACTCTGCTTGTATGCTTGATATTCTTTTTATGGTGCTTTCCTGCCTTGAAAAAGATAAATTAGAGTACACCATTCACACTCATGATATTGAAGTTATTACAGGGCGTAAATGGAATTATAAACAACTAAGAGATGCTACCGAAGATATTGGGAGTAGAATGTTTGAAATTGAAACACCCGAAAAGTATCGTCAGCTTTGGCTATTTGAATATGTTGATTATATTAAAGGTTCTGGCTCTTTTGTTATTAAAATAAACGAAACAGCAAAACCTTACTTTTTTGATCTAAAAAATAATTTTACTGCAATGCAGTTAAAATCTGTTTTAAATTGTTCTTCAAAATATGCTAAAAGACTGTATGCTATTGCTTGTCAGTGGCGGAGTATAGGAACAAAAAGATTTGAGATTCCGGAACTAAAAAAAATGCTCGGATTGATTGATAAAAAAGGAAATGAACAATTTGAAAGAATAAGCGATTTCAAAATTAAAGTTTTGGATATTGCCCGAAAACAAATTTCAGAAAATACAGATATTGAGCTTGATTATGAATTAAAGAAAAAAGGAAGAGAGTTCTATTGGATCACTCTAAATATTAATTCTCAAAAATTCAAACAACTCGAAATTGATTTTGAAAAACCTTTAAATATCCAAAAATTTGTGTCAAAATTAACAACATACGGGCTTAGTCAGGAACAGGCGGAGCTGATTGCCGGAAAAGAAAAAGAAAAGGATTTTGACATCTTAATTACAGAGCTGAACGAAAAGATCAGACAGAGAAAACTTAAAATCGAAAATTCGGTCGGCTACTTGGTTGGAGTATATCAGAAAAAAGGATTTTTACCCATAAAAAAATAA
- a CDS encoding plasmid mobilization protein gives MEDQNTEDWDSIFKKEFENVDRQNQYRERGKLGGRPKLSTPKSERLGLRFTPSEIKILKERADKKKLKLTDYSRIILLEKELPDYEKNIMLTEYATNFRRIGNYMKKEIFTPEERSGLLREIEEAIKGIKTQVKW, from the coding sequence ATGGAAGATCAAAATACAGAGGATTGGGATTCAATTTTTAAAAAAGAATTTGAGAACGTTGATAGACAAAACCAATATCGAGAAAGGGGAAAGCTCGGAGGTCGCCCGAAACTAAGCACTCCAAAATCGGAGCGTTTGGGACTTCGTTTCACTCCTTCAGAAATAAAAATTCTAAAAGAAAGAGCGGATAAAAAAAAACTGAAGCTCACGGATTACAGCCGGATTATTCTTTTAGAAAAAGAACTTCCGGACTATGAAAAAAACATCATGCTTACCGAGTATGCAACGAATTTCCGGAGAATCGGCAATTATATGAAGAAAGAAATTTTCACTCCAGAGGAAAGATCCGGACTGCTCAGGGAGATCGAGGAAGCGATCAAAGGCATAAAAACGCAGGTGAAATGGTAA